From a region of the Streptomyces sp. NBC_01454 genome:
- a CDS encoding elongation factor G-like protein EF-G2 has product MSEKSSTHPGAARRASTAGQPTDLRNVVLVGHSGAGKTTLVEALALASGAVNRAGRVEDGGCLSDYDEIEHRQQRSVQLSLVPVDWGGIKINILDTPGYADFVGELRAGLRAADAALFVVSAADGVAGATRMVWDECAAVGMPRALVITHLEASRADFDAMTEHCRAAFGGDDPDAVLPLYLPLYGTPGADGHSPVHGLIGLLSQRVYDYSSGERTERAPTADELPQIEAARARLIEGIIAESEDESLMDRYLGGEEIDLKTLTGDLETAVARGTFHPVLAAAPAAEGARQGLGTVELLELITGGFPTPAEREAPAVTSPDGARRDALRCDPEGPLAAEVVKTSSDPYVGRISLVRVFSGTLRPDETVHVSGHGLQDRGHEDHDVDERIGALSAPFGKQQRPLPQAIAGDLACVAKLSRAETGDTLSDKDSPLLMEPWTMPDPLLPVAIEAHSKADEDKLSQGLARLVAEDPTMRLEHQQDTHQVVLWCLGEAHVDVALERLRNRYGVQVDTVAHKVSLRETFAASAAGRGRHVKQSGGHGQFAICEIEVEPLPGGSGIEFVDKVVGGAVPRQFIPSVEKGVRAQAARGVAAGHPLVDIRVTLLDGKAHSVDSSDAAFQMAGGLALREAAGEVRIDLLEPVSEVSVMVPDDFVGQVMSDLSGRRGRVVGTEQSGAGRTVVRAEVPEIEIDRYAIDLRSLSHGTGRFSRTHLRHEPMPPQLADKWREQTENGG; this is encoded by the coding sequence ATGAGCGAGAAGTCGAGTACACACCCGGGAGCCGCCCGCAGGGCATCAACGGCCGGCCAGCCCACGGATCTGCGGAATGTGGTGCTGGTCGGCCACTCCGGTGCGGGAAAGACCACCCTGGTCGAGGCCCTCGCGCTGGCGTCCGGCGCGGTCAATCGCGCGGGCCGGGTCGAGGACGGCGGCTGTCTTTCCGACTACGACGAGATCGAGCACCGCCAGCAGCGCTCCGTACAGCTCTCCCTGGTCCCGGTGGACTGGGGCGGAATCAAGATCAACATCTTGGACACCCCCGGATACGCCGATTTCGTCGGGGAACTCAGGGCCGGTCTGCGCGCCGCGGACGCGGCCCTTTTCGTGGTCTCGGCGGCCGACGGGGTGGCCGGGGCGACCCGTATGGTCTGGGACGAGTGCGCGGCCGTCGGCATGCCGCGGGCGCTGGTGATCACGCACCTGGAGGCGTCCCGCGCCGACTTCGACGCGATGACCGAGCACTGCCGCGCCGCGTTCGGCGGCGACGACCCGGACGCGGTGCTCCCCCTCTACCTCCCGCTGTACGGGACGCCCGGCGCCGACGGCCACTCCCCCGTGCACGGCCTGATCGGGCTGCTCTCCCAGCGGGTCTACGACTACTCCTCCGGCGAGCGCACCGAGCGCGCGCCGACCGCGGACGAGCTGCCGCAGATCGAGGCGGCCCGCGCGCGGCTGATCGAGGGCATCATCGCCGAGAGCGAGGACGAGTCCCTCATGGACCGCTATCTCGGCGGCGAGGAGATCGACCTCAAGACCCTCACCGGGGATCTGGAGACCGCGGTCGCCCGCGGCACCTTCCACCCGGTGCTGGCCGCGGCCCCGGCCGCCGAGGGCGCCCGGCAGGGGCTGGGCACCGTGGAGCTGCTGGAGCTGATCACCGGCGGCTTCCCGACCCCGGCCGAGCGCGAGGCACCGGCCGTGACCAGCCCGGACGGCGCCCGGCGGGACGCGCTGCGCTGCGACCCCGAGGGCCCGCTCGCGGCCGAGGTGGTCAAGACCTCCTCCGACCCGTATGTCGGCCGGATCTCGCTCGTACGGGTCTTCTCCGGCACCCTGCGCCCGGACGAGACGGTGCATGTCTCCGGCCACGGTCTGCAGGACCGGGGGCACGAGGACCACGACGTCGACGAGCGGATCGGCGCGCTGTCCGCCCCGTTCGGCAAGCAGCAGCGCCCGCTGCCCCAGGCCATCGCCGGCGATCTGGCCTGTGTGGCGAAGCTGTCCCGTGCCGAGACCGGCGACACCCTGTCCGACAAGGACAGCCCGCTGCTGATGGAGCCCTGGACGATGCCCGACCCGCTGCTGCCGGTCGCCATCGAGGCCCACAGCAAGGCCGACGAGGACAAGCTCTCCCAGGGCCTGGCCCGGCTGGTCGCGGAGGATCCGACGATGCGTCTGGAACACCAGCAGGACACCCATCAGGTGGTCCTGTGGTGTCTGGGCGAGGCGCATGTCGATGTGGCGCTGGAGCGGCTGCGGAACCGTTATGGCGTGCAGGTGGACACCGTCGCCCACAAGGTGTCGCTGCGGGAGACCTTCGCCGCCTCCGCCGCGGGCCGCGGGCGCCATGTGAAGCAGTCCGGCGGGCACGGCCAGTTCGCGATCTGCGAGATCGAGGTCGAGCCGCTGCCGGGCGGCTCCGGCATCGAGTTCGTGGACAAGGTCGTGGGCGGTGCGGTGCCCCGGCAGTTCATCCCGTCCGTGGAGAAGGGCGTACGTGCCCAGGCCGCGCGCGGGGTCGCCGCCGGGCATCCGCTCGTCGACATCCGCGTCACCCTGCTCGACGGCAAGGCGCACTCCGTCGACTCCTCGGACGCCGCCTTCCAGATGGCGGGCGGGCTGGCGCTGCGCGAGGCCGCCGGCGAGGTCCGGATCGACCTGCTCGAACCGGTGTCCGAGGTCAGCGTGATGGTTCCGGACGACTTCGTCGGCCAGGTGATGAGCGATCTGTCGGGGCGCCGCGGACGGGTCGTGGGCACCGAACAGTCGGGCGCGGGCCGCACGGTGGTGCGGGCCGAGGTGCCCGAGATCGAGATCGACCGGTACGCCATCGATCTGCGTTCCCTCTCGCACGGCACCGGGCGGTTCTCCCGCACCCACCTGCGGCATGAGCCGATGCCGCCACAACTCGCCGACAAGTGGCGGGAACAGACGGAGAACGGCGGATAG
- the pgsA gene encoding phosphatidylinositol phosphate synthase — protein sequence MLNKYARAFFTRVLTPFAALLIRIGVSPDAVTLIGTGGVVAGALVFYPQGAFFWGTVVITLFVFSDLVDGNMARQLGRSSRWGAFLDSTLDRVADSAIFGGLALWYAGRGDSLTLCAMAIFCLASGQVVSYTKARGEAIGLPVAVNGLVERAERLVITLVACGLSGLHAFGVPGVEILLPIALWIVAIGSAVTLGQRVVTVRRESAEADAALAQGGNGA from the coding sequence ATGCTGAACAAGTACGCGCGTGCATTCTTCACGCGTGTTCTCACGCCGTTCGCCGCCCTGCTCATCCGTATCGGCGTCAGCCCGGACGCGGTCACCCTCATCGGGACCGGAGGCGTGGTGGCCGGCGCCCTGGTCTTCTACCCGCAGGGCGCATTCTTCTGGGGCACGGTCGTCATCACCCTGTTCGTCTTCTCCGACCTGGTCGACGGCAACATGGCACGGCAGCTGGGCCGCTCCAGCCGCTGGGGGGCCTTTCTCGACTCCACCCTCGACCGGGTCGCCGACTCGGCGATCTTCGGCGGCCTCGCCCTCTGGTACGCGGGCCGCGGCGACAGCCTGACGCTCTGCGCGATGGCGATCTTCTGCCTCGCCAGCGGCCAGGTGGTCTCTTACACCAAGGCACGCGGCGAGGCCATCGGACTGCCGGTGGCCGTCAACGGCCTGGTGGAACGCGCCGAGCGACTGGTGATCACGCTGGTCGCCTGCGGCCTGTCGGGCCTGCACGCCTTCGGGGTGCCCGGCGTCGAGATCCTGCTGCCGATCGCTCTGTGGATCGTCGCCATCGGCAGCGCCGTCACCCTGGGCCAGCGCGTGGTGACGGTACGCCGGGAGTCGGCCGAGGCCGACGCCGCACTCGCACAAGGGGGGAACGGCGCATGA
- a CDS encoding phosphatidylinositol mannoside acyltransferase: MSPRRTGLPGLDPGKLTDALYGLGWSTVKKLPEGVAVRLGRRIADTVWKRRGKGVLRLESNLARVVPDASPQRLAELSRAGMRSYMRYWMESFRLPAWSKERIRGGFEAVDIHLLEDGLKSGRGVILALPHMGNYDLAGVWVTTKLNTPFTTVAERLKPESLYDRFVAYREGLGMEVLPHTGGAAFGTLARRLRDGGLVCLVADRDLSSSGMEVKFFGEATKMPVGPAMLAVQTGAMLLPVTLWYDDTPVMRGRVHPEIEVPETGTRTEKAAQMTQTLADAFASGIADHPEDWHMLQRLWLADLEPRERPGTPDGATAPGTEQA, from the coding sequence ATGAGCCCACGCAGGACCGGTCTGCCGGGACTCGACCCCGGCAAGCTCACCGACGCGCTCTACGGCCTGGGCTGGAGCACGGTCAAAAAGCTCCCGGAAGGGGTGGCCGTACGCCTCGGCCGGCGGATCGCCGACACGGTCTGGAAGCGCCGGGGCAAGGGCGTCCTGCGCCTGGAGTCGAACCTCGCCCGGGTGGTCCCGGACGCCTCCCCGCAGCGCCTCGCCGAGCTCTCCCGGGCCGGGATGCGCTCGTACATGCGCTACTGGATGGAGTCCTTCCGGCTGCCGGCCTGGAGCAAGGAGCGGATAAGAGGCGGCTTCGAGGCCGTGGACATCCACCTCCTGGAGGACGGGCTCAAGAGCGGCCGCGGCGTCATTCTCGCCCTGCCGCACATGGGCAACTACGACCTCGCGGGCGTCTGGGTCACCACGAAACTCAATACCCCCTTCACCACCGTCGCCGAACGCCTCAAGCCCGAGAGCCTCTATGACCGCTTCGTCGCCTACCGCGAGGGCCTGGGCATGGAGGTGCTCCCGCACACCGGCGGCGCCGCCTTCGGCACGCTCGCCCGCCGGCTGCGGGACGGCGGGCTGGTCTGCCTGGTCGCCGACCGCGATCTGTCCAGCTCCGGGATGGAGGTCAAGTTCTTCGGCGAGGCGACGAAGATGCCGGTCGGCCCCGCGATGCTCGCCGTACAGACCGGCGCCATGCTGCTGCCGGTCACCCTCTGGTACGACGACACCCCCGTCATGCGCGGCCGGGTCCACCCGGAGATCGAGGTCCCCGAGACCGGCACCCGTACCGAGAAGGCCGCCCAGATGACCCAGACGCTCGCCGACGCCTTCGCCTCCGGCATCGCCGACCACCCCGAGGACTGGCACATGCTGCAGCGGCTGTGGCTCGCCGATCTGGAGCCGCGTGAGCGGCCCGGCACACCGGACGGGGCCACCGCCCCCGGAACGGAGCAGGCGTGA
- a CDS encoding glycosyltransferase family 4 protein, translating to MKIGIVCPYAWDVPGGVQFHIRDLADHLIRLGHEVSVLAPADDDTPLPPYVVSAGRAVPVPYNGSVARLNFGLLSAARVRRWLQHGAFDVIHIHEPASPSLGLLTCWAAQGPIVATFHTSNPRSRAMIAAYPILQPALEKIRARIAVSEYARRTLVEHLGGDAVVIPNGVDVGFFASAEAKAEWQGRTIGFIGRIDEPRKGLPVLMKALPAILAEVPDARLLVAGRGDEEEAVAALPAQMRSRVEFLGMVSDEDKARLLRSVDLYVAPNTGGESFGIILVEAMSAGAPVLASDLDAFAQVLDQGEAGELFTNEDANALATAAVRLLGDPARLAELRERGSRHVRRFDWSTVGADILAVYETVTTGATSVATDERVGLRARRRLAKD from the coding sequence GTGAAGATCGGCATCGTCTGCCCCTACGCCTGGGACGTCCCCGGCGGCGTGCAGTTCCACATCCGGGACCTGGCCGACCACCTCATCCGGCTCGGCCACGAGGTCTCCGTCCTCGCCCCGGCGGACGACGACACCCCGCTGCCGCCGTACGTCGTCTCGGCCGGCCGCGCCGTGCCGGTCCCGTACAACGGCTCGGTCGCCCGCCTCAACTTCGGGCTGCTCTCCGCGGCCCGGGTACGCCGCTGGCTCCAGCACGGCGCCTTCGACGTCATCCACATCCATGAGCCGGCCTCGCCCTCGCTGGGCCTGCTCACCTGCTGGGCGGCCCAGGGCCCGATCGTGGCCACCTTCCACACCTCCAACCCGCGCTCGCGGGCGATGATCGCGGCCTATCCGATCCTGCAGCCCGCGCTGGAGAAGATCAGGGCGCGCATCGCGGTGAGCGAATACGCCCGCCGCACCCTCGTCGAACACCTCGGCGGCGATGCGGTGGTCATCCCCAACGGCGTGGACGTCGGCTTCTTCGCCTCGGCCGAGGCGAAGGCGGAGTGGCAGGGCCGCACGATCGGCTTCATCGGCCGGATCGACGAACCGCGCAAGGGCCTGCCGGTCCTGATGAAGGCGCTGCCCGCGATCCTCGCCGAGGTGCCCGACGCCCGGCTGCTGGTCGCGGGCCGCGGCGACGAGGAGGAGGCCGTCGCGGCGCTGCCCGCCCAGATGCGGTCCCGCGTCGAATTCCTCGGCATGGTCAGCGACGAGGACAAGGCCCGGCTGCTGCGCAGCGTCGATCTCTACGTCGCGCCCAACACGGGCGGTGAATCCTTCGGCATCATCCTCGTCGAGGCGATGTCGGCCGGGGCACCCGTCCTGGCCAGCGACCTCGACGCGTTCGCCCAGGTCCTGGACCAGGGCGAGGCCGGTGAACTCTTCACCAACGAGGACGCGAACGCGCTGGCCACCGCCGCGGTGCGCCTCCTCGGCGACCCGGCCCGCCTCGCGGAGCTGCGCGAACGCGGCAGCCGCCATGTCCGCCGCTTCGACTGGTCGACCGTCGGCGCCGACATCCTCGCCGTCTACGAGACGGTCACGACGGGGGCCACCTCGGTGGCCACGGACGAACGAGTCGGGCTCCGCGCCCGGCGCCGACTGGCGAAGGATTGA
- the pdxS gene encoding pyridoxal 5'-phosphate synthase lyase subunit PdxS, whose product MSSTPTTPQNPETGTARVKRGMAEQLKGGVIMDVVTPEEAKIAEDAGAVAVMALERVPADIRKDGGVARMSDPDMIDGIINAVSIPVMAKSRIGHVVEAQVLQSLGVDYIDESEVLTPADEVNHSDKWAFTTPFVCGATNLGEALRRIAEGAAMIRSKGEAGTGNVVEAVRHLRQIKGEIAKLRGCDHNELFAAAKELRAPYELVKEVAELGKLPVVLFSAGGVATPADAALMRQLGAEGVFVGSGIFKSGDPAKRAAAIVKATTFYDDPAVIADASRNLGEAMVGINCDTLPEAERYANRGW is encoded by the coding sequence GTGTCCAGCACGCCCACCACGCCCCAGAACCCCGAGACCGGAACTGCGCGCGTCAAGCGCGGTATGGCCGAGCAGCTCAAGGGCGGCGTGATCATGGACGTCGTCACGCCGGAAGAGGCGAAGATCGCCGAGGACGCGGGCGCCGTCGCCGTCATGGCCCTGGAGCGGGTCCCCGCCGACATCCGCAAGGACGGCGGCGTGGCCCGGATGTCGGACCCCGACATGATCGACGGCATCATCAACGCCGTCTCCATCCCGGTCATGGCCAAGTCCCGGATCGGCCACGTCGTCGAGGCCCAGGTCCTGCAGTCGCTCGGTGTCGACTACATCGACGAGTCCGAGGTCCTCACCCCGGCCGACGAGGTCAACCACTCCGACAAGTGGGCCTTCACCACCCCCTTCGTGTGCGGTGCCACCAACCTGGGCGAGGCGCTGCGCCGGATCGCCGAGGGTGCCGCCATGATCCGTTCCAAGGGTGAGGCCGGCACCGGCAACGTCGTCGAGGCGGTCCGCCACCTGCGCCAGATCAAGGGCGAGATCGCCAAGCTGCGCGGCTGTGACCACAACGAGCTGTTCGCCGCCGCCAAGGAGCTGCGCGCCCCGTACGAGCTGGTCAAGGAGGTCGCCGAGCTCGGCAAGCTGCCGGTCGTGCTGTTCTCCGCCGGCGGTGTGGCCACCCCGGCCGACGCCGCGCTGATGCGCCAGCTCGGCGCCGAGGGCGTGTTCGTCGGCTCCGGCATCTTCAAGTCCGGCGACCCCGCCAAGCGCGCCGCCGCGATCGTGAAGGCCACTACCTTCTACGACGACCCCGCCGTCATCGCGGACGCCTCCCGCAACCTGGGCGAGGCCATGGTCGGCATCAACTGCGACACCCTCCCCGAGGCCGAGCGCTACGCCAACCGCGGCTGGTAG
- the pdxT gene encoding pyridoxal 5'-phosphate synthase glutaminase subunit PdxT — protein MSTPTIGVLALQGDVREHLKALADAGAQGRPVRRAEELDGVDGLVIPGGESTTMSKLAVVFGMLEPLRAFVRAGKPVYGTCAGMIMVADKLLDAREDQETCGGIDMIVRRNAFGRQNESFEAAIDVAGIPGGPVEGVFIRAPWVESVGAEAEVLATYDGHTVAVRQGNVLATSFHPELTGDHRVHALFVDMVRHAV, from the coding sequence ATGAGTACCCCCACCATCGGTGTGCTGGCCCTCCAGGGCGACGTCCGCGAGCATCTCAAGGCGCTCGCGGACGCCGGTGCCCAGGGCCGGCCGGTGCGCCGTGCCGAGGAACTGGACGGGGTCGACGGCCTGGTCATACCGGGCGGCGAGTCCACCACCATGTCCAAACTGGCCGTCGTCTTCGGCATGCTGGAGCCGCTGCGGGCGTTCGTGCGCGCGGGCAAGCCGGTCTACGGCACCTGCGCCGGCATGATCATGGTCGCGGACAAGCTGCTGGACGCCCGCGAGGACCAGGAGACGTGCGGCGGGATCGACATGATCGTGCGCCGTAACGCCTTCGGGCGGCAGAACGAGTCGTTCGAGGCGGCCATCGATGTCGCCGGGATCCCCGGCGGTCCGGTCGAGGGTGTCTTCATCCGGGCGCCGTGGGTCGAGTCGGTCGGCGCCGAGGCGGAGGTGCTGGCGACGTACGACGGGCACACCGTGGCCGTGCGGCAGGGTAACGTCCTTGCCACGAGCTTCCATCCGGAGCTCACCGGCGATCACCGGGTGCACGCCCTGTTCGTCGACATGGTGCGTCACGCCGTGTGA
- a CDS encoding YebC/PmpR family DNA-binding transcriptional regulator yields the protein MSGHSKWATTKHKKAVIDAKRGKLFAKLIKNIEVAARTGGADVDGNPTLFDAIQKAKKSSVPNKNIDSAVKRGAGLEAGGADYETIMYEGYGPNGVAVLIECLTDNRNRAASDVRVAMTRNGGSMADPGSVSYLFHRKGVVIVPKGELSEDDVLGAVLDAGAEEVNDLGESFEVLSEATDLVAVRTALQESGIDYDSADANFVPTMQVELEEEGARKIFKLIDALEDSDDVQNVFANFDVSDDVMAKVDA from the coding sequence ATGTCCGGCCACTCTAAATGGGCTACGACGAAGCACAAGAAGGCCGTGATCGATGCCAAGCGCGGCAAGCTCTTCGCGAAGCTGATCAAGAACATCGAGGTCGCGGCCCGTACCGGCGGCGCCGATGTGGACGGCAACCCGACCCTCTTCGACGCCATCCAGAAGGCCAAGAAGAGCTCGGTGCCCAACAAGAACATCGACTCCGCGGTCAAGCGCGGTGCGGGCCTCGAAGCCGGCGGCGCCGACTACGAGACGATCATGTACGAGGGTTACGGCCCCAACGGTGTCGCGGTGCTCATCGAGTGCCTCACCGACAACCGCAACCGTGCCGCCTCGGACGTCCGCGTCGCCATGACCCGCAACGGCGGTTCGATGGCCGACCCGGGCTCGGTGTCCTACCTGTTCCACCGCAAGGGCGTGGTGATCGTCCCCAAGGGTGAGCTGAGCGAGGACGACGTCCTGGGCGCGGTCCTGGACGCGGGCGCCGAGGAGGTCAACGACCTCGGTGAGTCCTTCGAGGTGCTCAGCGAGGCCACCGACCTGGTCGCGGTCCGCACCGCCCTCCAGGAGTCCGGCATCGACTACGACTCGGCGGACGCCAACTTCGTCCCGACCATGCAGGTCGAGCTGGAGGAAGAGGGCGCGCGCAAGATCTTCAAGCTGATCGACGCGCTGGAGGACAGCGACGACGTGCAGAACGTCTTCGCCAACTTCGACGTCTCGGACGACGTGATGGCCAAGGTGGACGCCTGA
- the ruvC gene encoding crossover junction endodeoxyribonuclease RuvC codes for MKVLGVDPGLTRCGVGVVDGVAGRALTMVGVGVVRTPADAEIALRLVDIERGIDAWLDEHRPDCVAVERVFSQHNVRTVMGTAQASAVAMLCAARRGLPVALHTPSEVKAAVTGSGRADKAQVGAMVTRLLRLDAPPKPADAADALALAICHIWRAPAVNRLQQAQAAARRAAPASVPTAGLRRAAPQKGTR; via the coding sequence ATGAAGGTGCTGGGGGTGGACCCGGGGCTGACGCGCTGCGGGGTCGGGGTGGTCGACGGCGTCGCGGGGCGCGCGCTGACCATGGTCGGCGTCGGCGTCGTGCGCACCCCGGCGGACGCCGAGATCGCCCTCCGTCTCGTCGACATCGAGCGCGGGATAGACGCCTGGCTCGACGAGCACCGCCCCGACTGCGTCGCCGTGGAGCGGGTGTTCAGCCAGCACAACGTCCGTACGGTCATGGGCACCGCCCAGGCCAGCGCGGTCGCCATGCTGTGCGCCGCCCGCCGGGGCCTGCCGGTCGCGCTGCACACCCCCAGCGAGGTCAAGGCCGCCGTCACCGGCTCGGGACGCGCCGACAAGGCGCAGGTCGGCGCCATGGTCACCCGCCTGCTGCGGCTCGACGCGCCCCCGAAGCCGGCCGACGCCGCCGACGCCCTGGCCCTCGCCATCTGCCACATCTGGCGCGCCCCCGCGGTCAACCGCCTCCAGCAGGCGCAGGCCGCCGCCCGCCGCGCCGCTCCCGCATCCGTCCCCACCGCCGGCCTCCGCCGGGCGGCACCCCAGAAGGGCACCCGATGA
- the ruvA gene encoding Holliday junction branch migration protein RuvA, with protein MIAFVSGPVAALAPDTAVVEVGGIGMAVQCTPDTLSTLRIGQQAKLATSLVVREDSLTLYGFADDDERQTFELLQTASGVGPRLAQAMLAVHSPDALRRAVATGDEKALTAVPGIGKKGAQKLLLEFKDRLGEPVGTGRAGVGSAVTAGWRDQLHAALMGLGYATREADEAVTAVAPQAEAAVAAGGAPQVPQLLKAALQSLNRAR; from the coding sequence ATGATCGCCTTCGTTTCCGGCCCGGTCGCGGCCCTCGCACCGGACACCGCCGTCGTCGAGGTCGGCGGCATCGGCATGGCCGTCCAGTGCACCCCGGACACCCTCTCCACGCTCCGCATCGGACAGCAGGCCAAGCTCGCCACCTCCCTCGTCGTCCGCGAGGACTCGCTCACCCTCTACGGCTTCGCCGACGACGACGAGCGCCAGACCTTCGAGCTGCTGCAGACCGCCAGCGGCGTCGGCCCCCGGCTCGCCCAGGCGATGCTCGCGGTGCACTCCCCGGACGCGCTGCGGCGGGCCGTCGCCACCGGTGACGAGAAGGCCCTGACCGCCGTGCCCGGCATCGGCAAGAAGGGCGCCCAGAAGCTGCTCCTGGAGTTCAAGGACCGGCTCGGCGAGCCGGTCGGCACCGGCCGCGCGGGCGTCGGCAGCGCCGTCACGGCCGGCTGGCGCGATCAGCTGCACGCCGCCCTGATGGGCCTCGGCTACGCCACCCGTGAGGCGGACGAAGCGGTCACCGCGGTCGCCCCGCAGGCCGAGGCGGCCGTCGCCGCCGGCGGCGCGCCCCAGGTGCCGCAGCTGCTCAAGGCGGCCCTGCAGTCCCTGAACCGGGCGCGATGA
- the ruvB gene encoding Holliday junction branch migration DNA helicase RuvB, with amino-acid sequence MNWDDTAPPATGDAAPGAPDRLVGADADGEDTAVEAALRPKDLEEFVGQERVREQLDLVLRAARARGATADHVLLSGAPGLGKTTLSMIIAAEMGAPIRITSGPAIQHAGDLAAILSSLQEGEVLFLDEIHRMSRPAEEMLYMAMEDFRVDVIVGKGPGATAIPLELPPFTLVGATTRAGLLPPPLRDRFGFTAHMEFYAPAELQRVIHRSAGLLDVEIEAEGAAEIAGRSRGTPRIANRLLRRVRDYAQVKADGLITREIAAQALRVYEVDARGLDRLDRAVLTALLKLFGGGPVGLSTLAVAVGEERETVEEVAEPFLVREGLLARTPRGRIATPAAWTHLGLVPPQQQSGGSGQQGLFGS; translated from the coding sequence GTGAACTGGGACGACACCGCACCACCCGCCACCGGCGACGCCGCCCCGGGCGCCCCCGACCGGCTGGTCGGCGCCGACGCGGACGGCGAGGACACCGCCGTCGAGGCCGCGCTGCGGCCCAAGGACCTGGAGGAGTTCGTCGGCCAGGAGCGGGTGCGCGAGCAGCTCGACCTGGTGCTGCGTGCCGCCCGGGCCCGTGGCGCCACCGCCGACCACGTCCTGCTGTCCGGGGCGCCGGGCCTCGGCAAGACCACCCTCTCGATGATCATCGCCGCCGAGATGGGTGCCCCGATCCGGATCACCTCCGGCCCCGCCATCCAGCACGCCGGTGACCTCGCCGCGATCCTCTCCTCCCTCCAGGAGGGCGAGGTCCTCTTCCTCGACGAGATCCACCGGATGTCGCGGCCCGCCGAGGAAATGCTCTATATGGCGATGGAGGACTTCCGGGTCGACGTGATCGTCGGCAAGGGGCCGGGCGCCACCGCCATCCCGCTCGAGCTACCGCCGTTCACCCTGGTCGGCGCCACGACCAGGGCCGGTCTGCTGCCGCCCCCGCTGCGCGACCGCTTCGGCTTCACCGCCCATATGGAGTTCTACGCCCCCGCCGAGCTGCAGCGGGTCATCCACCGCTCGGCCGGGCTGCTGGACGTCGAGATAGAGGCCGAGGGCGCCGCCGAGATCGCCGGCCGCTCCCGCGGCACGCCCCGTATCGCCAACCGTCTGCTGCGCCGGGTCCGCGACTACGCCCAGGTGAAGGCCGACGGCCTGATCACCCGCGAGATCGCCGCCCAGGCCCTGCGGGTCTACGAGGTCGACGCCCGCGGCCTGGACCGCCTCGACCGCGCGGTGCTCACGGCCCTGCTCAAGCTGTTCGGCGGCGGCCCGGTGGGCCTGTCCACCCTGGCGGTGGCGGTGGGGGAGGAGCGTGAGACGGTCGAGGAGGTCGCCGAGCCGTTCCTCGTACGGGAGGGGCTGCTGGCCAGGACCCCCCGGGGCCGGATTGCGACGCCCGCGGCCTGGACCCACCTGGGGCTGGTCCCACCGCAGCAGCAATCGGGCGGAAGCGGACAGCAAGGCTTGTTCGGGTCCTGA
- the yajC gene encoding preprotein translocase subunit YajC, which produces MSIVTLLPFIVLIGAMFLMTRSAKKKQQAAAQMRNEMAAGTGVRTIGGMYATVKEVHDETVLLEVAPGVHAIYAKNAIGAVLADEEYNRILDGADPLHTDEPVVPDDASSLTGDAAAEATAKGDKIDLGKAETPAGDKTAADEAPAGTDAKDAKDAKADTDVAKADADVAKEDKKSGDDPK; this is translated from the coding sequence GTGAGTATCGTGACTCTCCTCCCCTTCATCGTCCTCATCGGGGCCATGTTCCTGATGACGCGGTCCGCCAAGAAGAAGCAGCAGGCGGCCGCGCAGATGCGCAACGAGATGGCGGCCGGCACCGGCGTCCGGACCATCGGCGGTATGTACGCCACCGTCAAGGAAGTCCACGACGAGACCGTCCTCCTCGAGGTCGCCCCCGGCGTGCACGCCATCTACGCCAAGAACGCCATCGGCGCGGTGCTCGCGGACGAGGAGTACAACCGCATCCTGGACGGTGCCGACCCGCTGCACACCGACGAGCCGGTCGTCCCGGACGACGCCTCCTCGCTGACCGGCGACGCCGCCGCGGAGGCCACCGCAAAGGGTGACAAGATCGACCTGGGCAAGGCCGAGACCCCGGCCGGCGACAAGACCGCCGCCGACGAGGCCCCGGCCGGCACGGACGCCAAGGACGCCAAGGACGCCAAGGCCGACACGGATGTCGCCAAGGCCGACGCGGACGTCGCCAAGGAAGACAAGAAGTCCGGCGACGACCCGAAGTAG